A DNA window from Hordeum vulgare subsp. vulgare chromosome 1H, MorexV3_pseudomolecules_assembly, whole genome shotgun sequence contains the following coding sequences:
- the LOC123415192 gene encoding uncharacterized protein LOC123415192 isoform X3 codes for MADADDLLARRLDSDADADGTSNLFQVMRAVEDAEATIRHQLEENSRLKEELMRKTTELNIIRSEAANQTSSGGLDQDRAVEPYGNSDGNNMSSDDQRLLRNSSSLPASSQPTLPGHHNREYLDGDQPGGMSRKPSGEHIAAEAGVRSHFSTPSSRSLSPTRHRKEGEYDSRLNLAGQGMEMTSNIIWKQDLLVKVKEHEEEIAHLRRHLADYSVKEAKILNEKHVLEKRIAYMRMAFDQQQQDLVDAASKALSYRQDIIEENIRLTYALQAAHQERSTFVSSLLPILSEYNLQPSVHDAQSIVGNLKVLFTHLQEKLIISEEKLKESQYQITPWRAESSNNTSGPAQSPPPGNALVASSQPSLAIVPQQPYSHVQSPISSPVRARRDWDLLANDNRQVIPAEAAATNTEHGNAGSGRASPPSSNQITKDVSAQGTERDSRAVRFSFESEDQNPSFTNLVRSDASENLEGAETQASQEPPAEWGPEGGPSLASGPDDGNLPYPYLPTVLEEPSTSFSEVAEDDPLPAIDGLRITGEAFPGKELQASGYSINGTTSCNFEWVRHLEDGSVNYIEGAKQPTYLVTADDVDSLLAIEVQPLDDRKRKGEIVKVYANEQRKITCDPEMKELIKKILSVGHVSYEVLLPVRFIDMWEPAVLAIKREGYSIKCNGQRGVVITEKFQQATAINIPYGHPTEFSIQSADGAEYNLKPGENSPSRDSIVLILRLFRMKAVEKSKGRKKGIFFK; via the exons AGGACGCCGAGGCAACAATCCGACACCAG CTGGAGGAGAACAGCCGCCTCAAGGAAGAGCTGATGCGCAAGACCACAGAGCTCAACATCATC AGGTCAGAGGCCGCAAACCAAACTTCTTCAGGCGGCCTGGATCAGGACCGTGCCGTCGAGCCCTACGGAAACTCGGACGGGAATAACATGTCGTCGGATGACCAAAGGTTGCTCCGCAACTCTTCTTCCCTGCCGGCTTCTTCTCAACCCACTCTGCCTGGCCATCACAATCGGGAGTACCTGGATGGAGACCAGCCCGGTGGCATGTCCCGAAAGCCGTCAGGGGAGCACATCGCTGCCGAGGCTGGCGTGCGATCTCACTTCTCTACACCGTCGTCGCGTTCCCTCTCGCCGACTAG GCACCGCAAAGAAGGAGAGTACGATTCCAGGCTCAACTTAGCTGGGCAAGGTATGGAGATGACCTCAAACATCATCTGGAAGCAG GATCTCCTTGTTAAGGttaaagaacatgaagaagagaTTGCACACTTAAGAAGGCATCTTGCTGACTACTCGGTGAAG GAAGCCAAAATACTTAATGAGAAACATGTTCTGGAAAAGCGCATTGCATATATGCGAATG GCATTTGATCAGCAGCAACAAGATTTGGTTGATGCTGCATCAAAAGCTTTATCTTATAGGCAAGACATCATCGAAGAGAACATCCGTCTGACATACGCATTGCAG GCAGCACATCAAGAGAGATCAACTTTCGTATCTTCTTTATTGCCTATTCTGTCAGAATATAACCTGCAGCCTTCTGTTCATGATGCTCAATCAATTGTTGGCAATCTCAAG GTTTTGTTTACGCATTTGCAAGAGAAACTCATTATTTCTGAG GagaaactgaaggaatcacagtACCAGATTACTCCTTGGCGTGCCGAATCTTCAAATAATACAAGTGGTCCTGCGCAGTCACCTCCTCCTGGAAATGCATTGGTGGCTTCT AGCCAACCCAGCCTTGCCATTGTGCCCCAGCAACCATATTCTCATGTACAATCTCCAATTTCTTCTCCCGTTCGAGCTAGACGGGATTGGGATTTACTGGCAAATGACAACCGACAGGTCATCCCAGCCGAGGCTGCCGCGACAAATACAGAGCATGGCAATGCTGGAAGTGGAAGGGCCTCTCCTCCAAGCAG CAACCAAATTACCAAGGATGTTTCAGCACAAGGAACTGAGCGTGATTCTCGTGCTGTACGATTTAGCTTTGAATCTGAGGATCAAAACCCATCATTCACAAACCTTGTTAGGAGTGACGCATCAGAAAACCTGGAGGGAGCTGAAACCCAAGCTTCACAAGAACCTCCTGCAGAGTGGGGTCCTGAAGGCGGACCTAGCTTGGCATCTGGCCCTGACGATGGCAACTTGCCTTACCCTTATCTTCCTACTGTCCTTGAGGAGCCTAGCACTTctttctctgaag TTGCAGAGGATGACCCACTGCCAGCCATAGATGGGCTAAGAATCACAGGTGAAGCTTTTCCTGGAAAAGAACTTCAAGCAAGTGGGTATTCCATCAACGGGACCACGAGTTGTAATTTTGAG TGGGTACGCCATTTGGAAGATGGATCGGTGAATTACATAGAAG GTGCAAAACAGCCCACATATTTAGTTACTGCTGATGATGTGGACTCTTTACTAGCCATAGAGGTCCAACCTCTAGATGACCGGAAAAGAAAG GGGGAGATTGTGAAGGTTTATGCTAATGAGCAGAGAAAAATTACATGTG ATCCAgaaatgaaggagctcatcaagaAAATTCTTTCCGTTGGGCATGTGTCGTATGAAGTTCTACTACCT GTTAGATTTATAGATATGTGGGAACCTGCGGTATTGGCCATAAAGAGGGAAGGCTACAGCATCAAGTGTAATGGACAGCGTGGTGTCGTTATCACAGAGAAGTTCCAGCAAGCTACAGCC ATCAATATCCCTTATGGGCATCCTACCGAGTTTTCGATCCAGTCTGCTGACGGTGCCGAGTACAATCTCAAGCCTGGAGAAAACTCCCC GTCACGGGATAGCATCGTGCTGATTCTGCGGCTCTTTAGAATGAAG GCTGTTGAGAAGAGCAAAGGAAGGAAGAAAGGCATCTTCTTCAAGTAG
- the LOC123415192 gene encoding uncharacterized protein LOC123415192 isoform X1: protein MADADDLLARRLDSDADADGTSNLFQVMRAVEDAEATIRHQLEENSRLKEELMRKTTELNIIRSEAANQTSSGGLDQDRAVEPYGNSDGNNMSSDDQRLLRNSSSLPASSQPTLPGHHNREYLDGDQPGGMSRKPSGEHIAAEAGVRSHFSTPSSRSLSPTRAFPFRHRKEGEYDSRLNLAGQGMEMTSNIIWKQDLLVKVKEHEEEIAHLRRHLADYSVKEAKILNEKHVLEKRIAYMRMAFDQQQQDLVDAASKALSYRQDIIEENIRLTYALQAAHQERSTFVSSLLPILSEYNLQPSVHDAQSIVGNLKVLFTHLQEKLIISEEKLKESQYQITPWRAESSNNTSGPAQSPPPGNALVASSQPSLAIVPQQPYSHVQSPISSPVRARRDWDLLANDNRQVIPAEAAATNTEHGNAGSGRASPPSSNQITKDVSAQGTERDSRAVRFSFESEDQNPSFTNLVRSDASENLEGAETQASQEPPAEWGPEGGPSLASGPDDGNLPYPYLPTVLEEPSTSFSEVAEDDPLPAIDGLRITGEAFPGKELQASGYSINGTTSCNFEWVRHLEDGSVNYIEGAKQPTYLVTADDVDSLLAIEVQPLDDRKRKGEIVKVYANEQRKITCDPEMKELIKKILSVGHVSYEVLLPVRFIDMWEPAVLAIKREGYSIKCNGQRGVVITEKFQQATAINIPYGHPTEFSIQSADGAEYNLKPGENSPSRDSIVLILRLFRMKAVEKSKGRKKGIFFK from the exons AGGACGCCGAGGCAACAATCCGACACCAG CTGGAGGAGAACAGCCGCCTCAAGGAAGAGCTGATGCGCAAGACCACAGAGCTCAACATCATC AGGTCAGAGGCCGCAAACCAAACTTCTTCAGGCGGCCTGGATCAGGACCGTGCCGTCGAGCCCTACGGAAACTCGGACGGGAATAACATGTCGTCGGATGACCAAAGGTTGCTCCGCAACTCTTCTTCCCTGCCGGCTTCTTCTCAACCCACTCTGCCTGGCCATCACAATCGGGAGTACCTGGATGGAGACCAGCCCGGTGGCATGTCCCGAAAGCCGTCAGGGGAGCACATCGCTGCCGAGGCTGGCGTGCGATCTCACTTCTCTACACCGTCGTCGCGTTCCCTCTCGCCGACTAG AGCCTTTCCTTTCAGGCACCGCAAAGAAGGAGAGTACGATTCCAGGCTCAACTTAGCTGGGCAAGGTATGGAGATGACCTCAAACATCATCTGGAAGCAG GATCTCCTTGTTAAGGttaaagaacatgaagaagagaTTGCACACTTAAGAAGGCATCTTGCTGACTACTCGGTGAAG GAAGCCAAAATACTTAATGAGAAACATGTTCTGGAAAAGCGCATTGCATATATGCGAATG GCATTTGATCAGCAGCAACAAGATTTGGTTGATGCTGCATCAAAAGCTTTATCTTATAGGCAAGACATCATCGAAGAGAACATCCGTCTGACATACGCATTGCAG GCAGCACATCAAGAGAGATCAACTTTCGTATCTTCTTTATTGCCTATTCTGTCAGAATATAACCTGCAGCCTTCTGTTCATGATGCTCAATCAATTGTTGGCAATCTCAAG GTTTTGTTTACGCATTTGCAAGAGAAACTCATTATTTCTGAG GagaaactgaaggaatcacagtACCAGATTACTCCTTGGCGTGCCGAATCTTCAAATAATACAAGTGGTCCTGCGCAGTCACCTCCTCCTGGAAATGCATTGGTGGCTTCT AGCCAACCCAGCCTTGCCATTGTGCCCCAGCAACCATATTCTCATGTACAATCTCCAATTTCTTCTCCCGTTCGAGCTAGACGGGATTGGGATTTACTGGCAAATGACAACCGACAGGTCATCCCAGCCGAGGCTGCCGCGACAAATACAGAGCATGGCAATGCTGGAAGTGGAAGGGCCTCTCCTCCAAGCAG CAACCAAATTACCAAGGATGTTTCAGCACAAGGAACTGAGCGTGATTCTCGTGCTGTACGATTTAGCTTTGAATCTGAGGATCAAAACCCATCATTCACAAACCTTGTTAGGAGTGACGCATCAGAAAACCTGGAGGGAGCTGAAACCCAAGCTTCACAAGAACCTCCTGCAGAGTGGGGTCCTGAAGGCGGACCTAGCTTGGCATCTGGCCCTGACGATGGCAACTTGCCTTACCCTTATCTTCCTACTGTCCTTGAGGAGCCTAGCACTTctttctctgaag TTGCAGAGGATGACCCACTGCCAGCCATAGATGGGCTAAGAATCACAGGTGAAGCTTTTCCTGGAAAAGAACTTCAAGCAAGTGGGTATTCCATCAACGGGACCACGAGTTGTAATTTTGAG TGGGTACGCCATTTGGAAGATGGATCGGTGAATTACATAGAAG GTGCAAAACAGCCCACATATTTAGTTACTGCTGATGATGTGGACTCTTTACTAGCCATAGAGGTCCAACCTCTAGATGACCGGAAAAGAAAG GGGGAGATTGTGAAGGTTTATGCTAATGAGCAGAGAAAAATTACATGTG ATCCAgaaatgaaggagctcatcaagaAAATTCTTTCCGTTGGGCATGTGTCGTATGAAGTTCTACTACCT GTTAGATTTATAGATATGTGGGAACCTGCGGTATTGGCCATAAAGAGGGAAGGCTACAGCATCAAGTGTAATGGACAGCGTGGTGTCGTTATCACAGAGAAGTTCCAGCAAGCTACAGCC ATCAATATCCCTTATGGGCATCCTACCGAGTTTTCGATCCAGTCTGCTGACGGTGCCGAGTACAATCTCAAGCCTGGAGAAAACTCCCC GTCACGGGATAGCATCGTGCTGATTCTGCGGCTCTTTAGAATGAAG GCTGTTGAGAAGAGCAAAGGAAGGAAGAAAGGCATCTTCTTCAAGTAG
- the LOC123415192 gene encoding uncharacterized protein LOC123415192 isoform X2 — protein sequence MADADDLLARRLDSDADADGTSNLFQVMRAVEDAEATIRHQLEENSRLKEELMRKTTELNIIRSEAANQTSSGGLDQDRAVEPYGNSDGNNMSSDDQRLLRNSSSLPASSQPTLPGHHNREYLDGDQPGGMSRKPSGEHIAAEAGVRSHFSTPSSRSLSPTRAFPFRHRKEGEYDSRLNLAGQGMEMTSNIIWKQDLLVKVKEHEEEIAHLRRHLADYSVKEAKILNEKHVLEKRIAYMRMAFDQQQQDLVDAASKALSYRQDIIEENIRLTYALQAAHQERSTFVSSLLPILSEYNLQPSVHDAQSIVGNLKVLFTHLQEKLIISEEKLKESQYQITPWRAESSNNTSGPAQSPPPGNALVASSQPSLAIVPQQPYSHVQSPISSPVRARRDWDLLANDNRQVIPAEAAATNTEHGNAGSGRASPPSSNQITKDVSAQGTERDSRAVRFSFESEDQNPSFTNLVRSDASENLEGAETQASQEPPAEWGPEGGPSLASGPDDGNLPYPYLPTVLEEPSTSFSEEDDPLPAIDGLRITGEAFPGKELQASGYSINGTTSCNFEWVRHLEDGSVNYIEGAKQPTYLVTADDVDSLLAIEVQPLDDRKRKGEIVKVYANEQRKITCDPEMKELIKKILSVGHVSYEVLLPVRFIDMWEPAVLAIKREGYSIKCNGQRGVVITEKFQQATAINIPYGHPTEFSIQSADGAEYNLKPGENSPSRDSIVLILRLFRMKAVEKSKGRKKGIFFK from the exons AGGACGCCGAGGCAACAATCCGACACCAG CTGGAGGAGAACAGCCGCCTCAAGGAAGAGCTGATGCGCAAGACCACAGAGCTCAACATCATC AGGTCAGAGGCCGCAAACCAAACTTCTTCAGGCGGCCTGGATCAGGACCGTGCCGTCGAGCCCTACGGAAACTCGGACGGGAATAACATGTCGTCGGATGACCAAAGGTTGCTCCGCAACTCTTCTTCCCTGCCGGCTTCTTCTCAACCCACTCTGCCTGGCCATCACAATCGGGAGTACCTGGATGGAGACCAGCCCGGTGGCATGTCCCGAAAGCCGTCAGGGGAGCACATCGCTGCCGAGGCTGGCGTGCGATCTCACTTCTCTACACCGTCGTCGCGTTCCCTCTCGCCGACTAG AGCCTTTCCTTTCAGGCACCGCAAAGAAGGAGAGTACGATTCCAGGCTCAACTTAGCTGGGCAAGGTATGGAGATGACCTCAAACATCATCTGGAAGCAG GATCTCCTTGTTAAGGttaaagaacatgaagaagagaTTGCACACTTAAGAAGGCATCTTGCTGACTACTCGGTGAAG GAAGCCAAAATACTTAATGAGAAACATGTTCTGGAAAAGCGCATTGCATATATGCGAATG GCATTTGATCAGCAGCAACAAGATTTGGTTGATGCTGCATCAAAAGCTTTATCTTATAGGCAAGACATCATCGAAGAGAACATCCGTCTGACATACGCATTGCAG GCAGCACATCAAGAGAGATCAACTTTCGTATCTTCTTTATTGCCTATTCTGTCAGAATATAACCTGCAGCCTTCTGTTCATGATGCTCAATCAATTGTTGGCAATCTCAAG GTTTTGTTTACGCATTTGCAAGAGAAACTCATTATTTCTGAG GagaaactgaaggaatcacagtACCAGATTACTCCTTGGCGTGCCGAATCTTCAAATAATACAAGTGGTCCTGCGCAGTCACCTCCTCCTGGAAATGCATTGGTGGCTTCT AGCCAACCCAGCCTTGCCATTGTGCCCCAGCAACCATATTCTCATGTACAATCTCCAATTTCTTCTCCCGTTCGAGCTAGACGGGATTGGGATTTACTGGCAAATGACAACCGACAGGTCATCCCAGCCGAGGCTGCCGCGACAAATACAGAGCATGGCAATGCTGGAAGTGGAAGGGCCTCTCCTCCAAGCAG CAACCAAATTACCAAGGATGTTTCAGCACAAGGAACTGAGCGTGATTCTCGTGCTGTACGATTTAGCTTTGAATCTGAGGATCAAAACCCATCATTCACAAACCTTGTTAGGAGTGACGCATCAGAAAACCTGGAGGGAGCTGAAACCCAAGCTTCACAAGAACCTCCTGCAGAGTGGGGTCCTGAAGGCGGACCTAGCTTGGCATCTGGCCCTGACGATGGCAACTTGCCTTACCCTTATCTTCCTACTGTCCTTGAGGAGCCTAGCACTTctttctctgaag AGGATGACCCACTGCCAGCCATAGATGGGCTAAGAATCACAGGTGAAGCTTTTCCTGGAAAAGAACTTCAAGCAAGTGGGTATTCCATCAACGGGACCACGAGTTGTAATTTTGAG TGGGTACGCCATTTGGAAGATGGATCGGTGAATTACATAGAAG GTGCAAAACAGCCCACATATTTAGTTACTGCTGATGATGTGGACTCTTTACTAGCCATAGAGGTCCAACCTCTAGATGACCGGAAAAGAAAG GGGGAGATTGTGAAGGTTTATGCTAATGAGCAGAGAAAAATTACATGTG ATCCAgaaatgaaggagctcatcaagaAAATTCTTTCCGTTGGGCATGTGTCGTATGAAGTTCTACTACCT GTTAGATTTATAGATATGTGGGAACCTGCGGTATTGGCCATAAAGAGGGAAGGCTACAGCATCAAGTGTAATGGACAGCGTGGTGTCGTTATCACAGAGAAGTTCCAGCAAGCTACAGCC ATCAATATCCCTTATGGGCATCCTACCGAGTTTTCGATCCAGTCTGCTGACGGTGCCGAGTACAATCTCAAGCCTGGAGAAAACTCCCC GTCACGGGATAGCATCGTGCTGATTCTGCGGCTCTTTAGAATGAAG GCTGTTGAGAAGAGCAAAGGAAGGAAGAAAGGCATCTTCTTCAAGTAG